The following coding sequences are from one Cercospora beticola chromosome 4, complete sequence window:
- a CDS encoding uncharacterized protein (CAZy:GT2_Chitin_synth) translates to MAAPNSPHGYGPPPGYDDEEAHTPTNASTMRLLTSPEEGVYAASVPPSSNKPSPHDLFLRAQERLNSHNQRAHHSSQDPHAYPPPSPTAPSHYARSEAPAPPGEELSSLLREVESDLSQSSAPRSAAAHPRTKRYKVRFNQQQKGSLEEQPTPSMPEEEDISSYNPYSSGRPDSPTRSYRTGSPTRSYAPHSTLSSQPSTSRLGRPPSVLDNAPGMPPPSDSYDPFRPNSRGSTSPSKAFTPRGSREYPRPPATNVPYEPADINGGPRPGTPSSAYGGSPRRPLPPQPLFAAGRPPSMMSLDPKEPGMTAIPIEDDDTDPFGPPTGDSDLQRPRPVSRHTFQSESTLTDDFEKEHDEDLHGPAPDGFQQRRGARPAQMTRKEVKLINGELILECKIPTILYSFLPRRDDVEFTHMRYTAVTCDPNDFVDRGYKLRQNIGSTTRETELLICITMYNENEIDFTRTMHGVMRNLAHFCSRAKSRTWGKDGWQKIVVCIISDGRAKVHPRTLDALAAMGCYQSGIAKNLVNQREVTAHVYEYTTQVSLDSDLKFKGAEKGIVPCQVIFCLKEKNAKKLNSHRWFFNAFGRALNPNVCILLDVGTKPGDDSLYHLWKAFDRDSNVAGAAGEIKAAKGRYLKALMNPLVASQNFEYKMSNILDKPLESVFGYITVLPGALSAYRYHALQNDETGHGPLSQYFKGETLHGQDADVFTANMYLAEDRILCWELVAKRNDRWVLKYVRKATGETDVPDAVPEFISQRRRWLNGAFFAAVYSLLHFKQIWKTDHTITRKILLHIEFIYQFVQLLFTFFSLGNFYLTFYFIAGSLADKRVDPFGHGIGNFIFIVLRYVCVLTIMVQFILSMGNRPQGAVKMFMASLIIFSIIMVYNTFAAIYIVVRQLSDSETISFGNNVFTNLIVSTLSTVGLYFIMSFLYMDPWHMFTSSAQYFALLPSYIATLQVYAFCNAHDVTWGTKGDNVLKKDLGVATANKNGTVELEMPSEQLDIDSGYDEALRNLRDRVEVPAPGISESQLQEDYYRAVRTYVVIVWMICNAILAMAITEVYDNTSVGENYYLKFILWSVACLALFRAIGSSAFLVINGVHSIAEGKLKWSGKGKSANGSAIGGTKSVSSAAGSWKSKMPSWISDSGSWISSKASSWTPSSIGSSLGR, encoded by the coding sequence ATGGCGGCGCCGAATTCACCACACGGCTATGGCCCACCGCCGGGCtatgacgacgaggaagcacACACACCGACAAACGCATCGACCATGCGTCTGCTCACGAGTCCCGAGGAGGGCGTCTACGCAGCGTCAGTACcgcccagcagcaacaagcccTCTCCGCATGATTTGTTTCTTCGCGCCCAAGAACGGTTGAACAGTCACAACCAGCGAGCGCACCACAGTAGCCAGGACCCTCATGCCTACCCTCCTCCATCACCTACAGCTCCATCGCATTATGCCCGCTCAGAAGCTCCTGCGCCCCCGGGCGAAGAGCTCAGCTCCCTCTTGCGCGAGGTCGAGAGCGACTTGTCCCAGTCGAGCGCTCCTCGGTCTGCCGCAGCACACCCCCGAACGAAGCGTTACAAAGTGCGATTCAATCAGCAGCAAAAAGGCAGCCTAGAAGAGCAGCCAACGCCAAGCatgccagaagaagaagacattAGCTCATATAATCCTTACAGCAGCGGCAGGCCCGACAGTCCCACGAGAAGTTACCGTACAGGCAGCCCAACACGATCGTACGCGCCACACTCTACCTTGAGCAGTCAGCCGTCCACCTCCAGGCTGGGACGGCCACCATCGGTGTTGGACAACGCACCAGGCATGCCTCCCCCGAGCGACTCATACGACCCTTTCAGACCGAATTCGAGGGGCTCTACAAGTCCTTCGAAAGCTTTCACGCCACGCGGGAGTCGCGAATATCCCAGACCTCCAGCCACGAACGTTCCCTACGAGCCAGCGGACATCAATGGCGGACCACGACCAGGCACGCCATCTTCGGCATACGGCGGCTCGCCTAGGAGGCCACTGCCACCGCAGCCACTTTTTGCGGCGGGAAGGCCGCCGTCAATGATGAGCTTGGATCCAAAAGAACCAGGCATGACCGCAATACCtatcgaggacgatgatacTGATCCGTTCGGGCCACCGACTGGAGATAGTGACCTGCAGCGCCCTAGGCCGGTCTCGCGGCACACTTTCCAGTCGGAGTCCACTCTGACAGATGACTTTGAAAAGGAGCATGATGAAGATCTGCATGGCCCTGCTCCCGATGGCTTCCAACAGAGACGAGGTGCTCGTCCAGCTCAGATGACGAGGAAGGAAGTGAAGCTGATCAACGGAGAGCTCATTTTGGAATGCAAGATCCCGACCATTCTCTACTCTTTCCTGCCAAGGAGAGACGATGTCGAGTTCACGCATATGAGATACACTGCGGTGACTTGCGATCCGAACGACTTTGTCGACCGAGGCTACAAATTGCGCCAGAATATTGGCTCGACAACGAGAGAGACAGAGCTGTTGATCTGCATCACCATGTACAATGAAAACGAGATCGATTTCACGCGGACGATGCATGGTGTTATGCGCAATCTGGCGCACTTTTGCAGTCGTGCAAAGTCCAGGACCTGGGGCAAAGATGGCTGGCAGAAGATTGTCGTCTGCATTATTTCTGACGGACGCGCCAAAGTTCACCCTCGAACACTGGATGCGCTGGCTGCCATGGGGTGCTACCAGTCGGGAATTGCGAAGAACTTGGTCAATCAGCGAGAGGTTACGGCACACGTTTACGAGTACACAACACAGGTCTCGTTGGATTCCGATCTCAAGTTCAAGGGTGCGGAGAAGGGCATTGTGCCCTGCCAGGTCATCTTCTgtctgaaggagaagaacgcCAAGAAGCTGAACAGCCATCGTTGGTTTTTCAATGCATTCGGACGTGCACTAAACCCAAACGTTTGCATTCTGCTGGACGTTGGTACCAAGCCGGGCGACGACTCGCTCTATCACTTGTGGAAAGCATTTGATCGCGACTCGAATGttgctggagctgctggagagATCAAGGCCGCCAAAGGCCGGTATTTGAAGGCTCTGATGAACCCACTGGTCGCCTCTCAAAACTTCGAGTACAAGATGTCCAACATTCTTGACAAGCCACTAGAGTCTGTGTTTGGGTATATTACCGTGTTACCCGGAGCGCTGAGTGCTTACCGATACCACGCTCTGCAGAACGACGAGACAGGTCATGGCCCGCTCAGTCAGTATTTCAAGGGAGAGACACTCCACGGCCAGGATGCAGATGTGTTCACAGCCAACATGTATCTCGCCGAAGATCGTATTCTCTGTTGGGAGCTGGTTGCCAAGCGAAACGACAGATGGGTGCTCAAGTACGTCCGAAAAGCGACAGGAGAAACCGATGTGCCAGACGCCGTACCGGAGTTCATCTCCCAGCGTCGTCGATGGCTCAACggtgccttcttcgctgccgtCTACTCTCTCCTGCACTTCAAGCAAATCTGGAAGACCGACCATACGATCACCCGAAAAATCCTCCTCCACATCGAGTTTATCTACCAATTCGTCCAGTTgctcttcaccttcttctcccttGGCAATTTCTACCTGACATTCTACTTCATCGCCGGCTCCCTCGCAGACAAACGTGTCGATCCCTTCGGCCATGGCATCGGgaacttcatcttcatcgtcctgcgATACGTCTGCGTTCTCACCATCATGGTCCAATTCATTCTCTCCATGGGTAACCGACCTCAAGGCGCTGTCAAAATGTTCATGGCCTCGTTGATAATCTTCTCGATTATCATGGTCTACAACACGTTCGCGGCCATATACATCGTCGTTCGGCAACTCTCAGACTCTGAGACAATCAGCTTCGGCAACAATGTCTTCACCAACCTCATCGTCAGCACCCTCTCCACGGTCGGCTTATACTTCATCATGAGTTTCCTGTACATGGACCCTTGGCACATGTTTACCTCTTCAGCTCAGTATTTTGCCCTCTTGCCTTCGTATATCGCCACCTTGCAAGTCTACGCTTTCTGTAACGCTCACGACGTCACATGGGGAACCAAGGGTGACAACGTGCTGAAGAAAGATTTGGGTGTCGCAACTGCCAACAAGAACGGAACTGTCGAATTGGAAATGCCATCGGAACAACTCGATATCGACTCTGGGTACGATGAGGCATTGAGGAATCTCCGcgatcgcgtcgaagtccCAGCACCAGGTATCTCAGAATCCCAACTCCAAGAAGATTACTACCGTGCAGTCCGAACATACGTCGTCATAGTATGGATGATCTGCAACGCCATTTTAGCAATGGCCATCACAGAAGTCTACGACAACACAAGTGTTGGAGAGAATTACTACTTGAAATTCATCTTGTGGTCTGTGGCTTGTTTGGCACTTTTCCGTGCGATTGGAAGTTCGGCTTTCTTGGTGATTAATGGCGTGCATTCGATTGCGGAAGGCAAATTGAAGTGGAGTGGCAAGGGGAAGAGTGCGAATGGTAGTGCGATTGGGGGTACGAAGAGTGTTAGTTCTGCGGCGGGGAGTTGGAAGAGTAAGATGCCGAGTTGGATTTCGGATTCGGGGAGTTGGATTAGTAGTAAGGCGAGTAGTTGGACGCCGTCGAGTATTGGGAGTTCGTTGGGGAGGTAG